Genomic segment of Triticum aestivum cultivar Chinese Spring chromosome 6A, IWGSC CS RefSeq v2.1, whole genome shotgun sequence:
GAAGTGTGTCATCGTATTTACTTGAACCAGCATGGCCTCGTGGGCAATTCACCAAACAAAATTGATCTAGGTATAAATGACAGGGGGGATCTCCAGAAACAAGATGCGTCGACGGCGGCACGGTGAGAGCTAAACACAACGGGATCTCCCATTCCCTCGTACTAGCCCTAAGAAATGGATAATAATCACCAGCCTTTTATCGTGCAATCTGCAGTCACTTGTCAGTCATTCTGTGGTGAGAGAGGAAGTCCCCGTCGCGAGCTTTTCCAACGACGCACCGATCATTTTGAGAGCCAGTAGATGATCAAAAAGATGGTGCAGGCCGCGATTACTGCTGAAAGAATGATCGTGTCCTTTGATTTCTTCCTCTTGATGGCGCCTGCAAACAAGAATGTATTCGATTGTTAGGGTGCTGGAATCGGGTCAAATAGCAGAGAGCATACGATGATGCCCGCCAAAAGACTAATGTCCGATGAAAGAATTAAGGATCGACAGATTACCTAGGAGGCCCCGAACCACAGGGAATTTTTCACCTAACTGCTTGACTTTTCCCTGAACATCTCCAAACAGGGCCCTCTGATTGGATAGGGCTgctcttgtgctttgagcttgccCAATTACCTCGTCTATCTGGAATTTGGGTAAAAAAAAAAGAGGAACATAGTGCCTCATGAGCTAGAGTTGATCACAAAGACAAACACATATTGACAGTGACAAAGTTTCGCTGCACAAAAGTAGACTTGTTTTCTCTCCTCTCCACTCAAACCATCGTTCAATGTTCACACTGTTATTAGTACAGAAAACACGGTTGTAACTTGTAAGTGTTCCTAACAACCTGTTCTTCCTATTGCTGTGTAATTCCCAACACCCTGCCCCAAGTTGCACATCACATGAGACACCACTCACAGATATTAATGATTTTGTGCATCAGATCAGAGAATGCAGAATGAGCAAGAACTAATGATGAACATCACAAATATAAATGGGGATCCTTCTAGTGCGAGTGTGCGACGCTAAGCAGCTGGCATGAAATTGAACAGAATTTTAGATACGCTTGGTCTAACTCAACTACTGGAACCATACCTGGTTGACGCTGCCATGAATGGAAGCCCTCTCCCGGAGCAAATGCACCCTCGGCGACATGCCGCCCGTAGCCTGGAGAGAAAATCCCCGGCGATCAGACTGAGACGACACAACAGATGAACGGGGGCATACGCTCTGCAACAACACTTTGATGAGAAGTGGAGACCCGGAGAGAGGCGACACGAAACCTTGGACTCGGTGATGTCGCCGCGCACGGAGCTGAGCAGGTCGGCGTGCTCCCTCATGGAGCTCAAGTTCCCCCGCGTCCTCCTGAACTCCTGTTCCGATCGATCGGATCGGATCAGCCAACCAACCAACCATTTCAGCGAGGTGAGCAGCGGGGCagagaggagaggcggcgggggaggaggaggaggaggggggggggacCTGCGTGAACTCGTGCAGGATGTCGCGGTGGCGCGCGAGCTTCTGGGAGACggaggcggtggcgggggcggcgggggcggcgcagcGGCTCATGGCGTCGTTGACGTCCTGCAGCTTGTCGAGCAGCGCCTGGATCTCGAGCTCCGTGGACTTCCAGGAGGAGCGGTCGGCGGTGGGGGAGgccgccgaggccgaggccgaggcggaggaggagcgcgcggcgAGGCGCGCGTACGAGGAGAGCTTCACGTCCAGGTCCCCCTCCAGCTTCCGCGCCTCCCGCCGCAGCTCCTCCCACCCGGACTCCTGcagctccagcgccgccgccgccgccgcgtcgtccGACTGCCCCACGCCGTGCATCATCGCCGTCCCCCCTCCTCCGCCGCGCCCGATCCGGTTCCGGCGCCCCCTGCTCGCGTGATCTGATGAGGGGGGGTTGGGGTGGGAGGAGGATTTGGGTTTGCGACGACGCGGAGGTTGGGAGGGGAGAAGGGTTACGTGGAGAGCGGAGACTGGGCGCTTGGCCAATCTGGCTTGTTTTTTTCAGAGAAATATTCATCACTGATCTTGTTGCGGTATTcactttgtttttttgtttttgtttttgcatatATTCACTTTGTTCACCGCCCTTCAAAATGCCCTAAATACAGCCACGGAAGTGAACGGTCACTCATATACGGTTTTTTATACGATTGTCTACGTAAGTGACAGCTGAAAGATGGCTCATCTTGTGTTGGGTTTGTGAATGGAGGCTGACAGTtctggtttcctcctccgacgGCGTAGTCATGCGGAGGTGTCagttctggagttcgatggcgtgtccggggacacGTTGCtcggtctgattctttcaacggcaatggttttgcttcaggcaaactactttggaggtccgtaaagTTGCTGATCAACGATGAAGCCGTGTTGAGCTCGGGTGAAGAGGTGATTTGTCTCCTTTTCCTTAGTGGAGAGGGACACACGCTGGTTTTTTTGCATAGGATTATCCTATCTTTTTAGTCAAGTAATGTCAATATTTACGTGGCTTGTAACTGAATTTTTATTTTATTAATGAGACATGTatttattggaaatatgccctagaggcaataataaattagttattattatatttccttgttcatgataatcgtttattatccatgctagaattgtattgataggaaactcagatacatgtgtggatacatagacaacaccatgtccctagtaagcctctagttgactagctcgttgatcaatagatggttacggtttcctgaccatggacattggatgtcattgataacgggatcacatcattaggagaatgatgtgatgaacaagacccaatcctaagcctagcacaaagatcatgtagttcgtatgctaaagcttttctaatgtcaagtatcatttccttagaccatgagattgtgcaactcccggataccgtaggagtgctttgggtgtgccaaacgtcacaacgtaactgggtggctataaaggtacactacgggtatctccaaaagtgtctgttgggttggcacgaatcaagactgggatttgtcactccgtgtaaacggagaggtgtctctgggcccactcggtaggacatcatcataatgtgcacaatgtgatcaaggagttgatcacgggatgatgtgttacggaacgagtaaagagacttgccggtaacaagattgaacaaggtatcgggataccgacgatcgaatctcgggcaagtatcgtaccgatagacaaagggaattgtatacgggattgattaagtcattgacatcgtggttcatccgatgagatcatcgtggaacatgtgggagccaacatgggtatccagatcccgctgttggttattgaccggagagtcgtctcggtcatgtctgcatgtctcccgaacccgtagggtctacacact
This window contains:
- the LOC123132017 gene encoding Golgi SNAP receptor complex member 1-2, producing MMHGVGQSDDAAAAAALELQESGWEELRREARKLEGDLDVKLSSYARLAARSSSASASASAASPTADRSSWKSTELEIQALLDKLQDVNDAMSRCAAPAAPATASVSQKLARHRDILHEFTQEFRRTRGNLSSMREHADLLSSVRGDITESKATGGMSPRVHLLRERASIHGSVNQIDEVIGQAQSTRAALSNQRALFGDVQGKVKQLGEKFPVVRGLLGAIKRKKSKDTIILSAVIAACTIFLIIYWLSK